Proteins encoded by one window of Candidatus Kaelpia aquatica:
- a CDS encoding response regulator encodes MKVPKGRILLADDDRGLLDSISDFLSLEDFDVETVNEGQKALSAIKDGNFDLVITDIKMPGLSGLEVLKKAREIDPELPIMIMTGFASLETAIEAVRDGAYEYMTKPFDMEKFLNVVTRAVKQRKLATENKELLNNLVDLDRQLESRLNQIFALGEVTKVITNISDLDIALEAVVNMSSEITGAKNIALLLLDDSTSEMVVQMFKGFDEKALSRLRIKSGEGVFGLVAQKRIPLRKSDLKVENIVLNKKELDILNDGDFICLPINYRESIFGILVLSNFAPEHLVSDDEIRILSILSHQASIVINNSLLYQRLQSKYLGTLEVLVAALEAKCKNTRGHSQRVSFYARDFAKFLGLPQKEIMVLEKACSIHDIGKIVIPENILAKPDKLTEVEMNHMKMHPAKGVDILIPLGIMKEMIPVVKYHHEKYNGNGYPSALRSLEIPFEARLVSIVDAFDAMTSLRSYRGRIFSKSEALNEIEINLSTQFDPELGHKFLKFSPDTLDCCNY; translated from the coding sequence ATGAAGGTACCTAAAGGCAGAATCTTATTGGCAGATGATGACAGGGGGCTGCTGGATAGTATATCTGACTTCTTAAGTCTTGAAGATTTTGACGTTGAAACAGTTAATGAGGGTCAAAAAGCTCTTAGTGCTATCAAAGACGGTAATTTTGATCTTGTGATAACAGACATAAAGATGCCCGGCTTAAGCGGTTTAGAAGTTTTGAAAAAAGCCCGGGAGATAGATCCAGAGCTGCCTATTATGATAATGACAGGGTTCGCGTCCCTAGAGACAGCAATTGAAGCAGTGAGAGACGGGGCCTATGAATATATGACAAAGCCGTTTGATATGGAGAAGTTTTTAAATGTTGTGACCCGGGCTGTTAAGCAGAGAAAACTTGCTACAGAGAATAAAGAGCTGCTCAATAATCTGGTTGATTTGGATAGGCAGCTTGAATCCAGGCTTAATCAAATATTTGCTTTAGGAGAAGTGACCAAGGTTATCACTAATATCTCTGATTTGGATATAGCGCTTGAAGCTGTAGTTAATATGTCTTCTGAAATTACAGGAGCGAAAAATATAGCTTTACTTTTGCTGGATGACTCTACATCTGAGATGGTTGTGCAGATGTTTAAAGGCTTTGATGAAAAGGCTTTGAGTAGATTGAGGATAAAGAGCGGAGAAGGTGTCTTTGGTCTTGTAGCTCAAAAAAGAATCCCTTTAAGAAAGTCTGACCTTAAAGTAGAGAACATTGTCTTAAATAAAAAAGAGTTAGATATTCTTAATGACGGTGATTTTATCTGTCTGCCTATTAATTATAGAGAGAGCATTTTTGGGATATTGGTTTTAAGTAATTTTGCACCAGAGCATTTAGTCAGTGACGATGAGATTCGCATCTTATCTATTTTGAGCCATCAGGCTTCTATCGTAATCAATAATTCACTTCTGTACCAAAGGCTGCAGAGCAAGTACTTGGGAACACTTGAAGTTCTGGTGGCAGCTTTAGAGGCTAAATGCAAAAATACTAGGGGTCATTCTCAGCGGGTAAGTTTTTATGCGAGAGATTTTGCTAAGTTTTTAGGCTTACCCCAAAAAGAGATTATGGTTTTGGAGAAGGCCTGCTCTATTCACGATATAGGTAAGATTGTCATTCCCGAGAATATTTTAGCAAAACCTGATAAGTTAACAGAGGTAGAGATGAACCACATGAAGATGCATCCCGCTAAAGGCGTGGATATTTTAATACCTTTGGGCATAATGAAAGAGATGATACCAGTGGTGAAGTATCACCATGAAAAATATAATGGCAACGGCTATCCGAGTGCTCTTAGGTCTTTGGAGATACCGTTTGAAGCCCGCCTAGTCTCGATTGTAGATGCTTTTGATGCTATGACATCATTACGCTCTTATCGCGGTAGAATTTTCAGCAAGAGCGAGGCTTTAAACGAGATAGAGATTAATCTAAGCACTCAATTTGACCCTGAGTTGGGACATAAGTTTTTAAAATTCTCACCCGATACCTTAGATTGCTGTAATTATTAA
- a CDS encoding ATP-binding protein, whose protein sequence is MKEYSIFLLEPDALLREAFLGVLEDKGYPVYSFANPWESFSFIKKIKFQIAVIDSELQGFNREELIREINNVHPLASIIVLTSEPEREELISFLNHDVASILLKPVNMAELDEALRKAVVKFKKNSEVQDLKAELEKTEEEREQLEISLKNTASRLPFALLSRSMVHEFKNILTTINISANFIKKSIAASSAKIDKHFSLIESSIQSADGLLLRLLGISKKREERFDLKDFVDTTIEMLDPELNRSGVRVVKNFDLRIPDLILDSSQLRQVMINIILNAKEAMVGGGQLTIKAYIEEDKNSSVVIDISDTGPGISDSEMDNLFLLNYTTKEEGNGIGLYISKKIIKSMGGSIKVESVLGKGCSFKIILPLKEKIEDISKALR, encoded by the coding sequence ATGAAAGAATATTCTATTTTCCTATTAGAGCCTGATGCATTGCTCCGGGAAGCTTTCTTAGGAGTACTTGAAGATAAGGGTTATCCAGTATATTCGTTTGCAAATCCTTGGGAGTCATTCTCTTTTATAAAAAAGATAAAATTTCAGATAGCTGTTATTGATTCTGAATTACAGGGGTTCAATAGAGAAGAATTAATAAGAGAGATCAATAATGTACATCCTCTAGCATCAATAATAGTTTTAACTTCTGAGCCGGAAAGGGAAGAGTTGATCTCTTTTCTAAATCATGATGTTGCATCTATTCTCTTAAAGCCGGTAAACATGGCAGAGCTTGATGAGGCTTTGAGGAAGGCTGTAGTTAAGTTCAAGAAGAATAGCGAAGTTCAAGATCTGAAAGCAGAGCTAGAGAAAACAGAAGAAGAGAGGGAGCAGCTTGAGATATCTTTAAAGAACACAGCTTCTCGCCTTCCCTTTGCTCTGTTGTCCCGCTCTATGGTGCATGAATTTAAGAATATACTTACTACAATAAATATTTCAGCTAATTTCATAAAAAAGAGCATTGCGGCCAGTAGTGCAAAGATAGATAAACATTTTTCTCTTATTGAGAGTTCCATTCAGTCTGCTGACGGTCTATTACTTAGGCTTTTGGGTATAAGTAAAAAAAGAGAAGAGAGGTTTGATTTAAAAGATTTTGTTGATACGACCATTGAGATGTTAGATCCGGAGCTGAATAGATCAGGGGTAAGAGTAGTAAAAAACTTTGACTTAAGAATTCCGGATCTGATTTTAGACTCTTCTCAGCTTAGGCAGGTTATGATAAATATAATCCTCAACGCTAAAGAGGCAATGGTTGGCGGTGGGCAGCTGACTATAAAAGCGTATATAGAAGAAGATAAGAATAGTTCTGTGGTCATAGATATATCCGATACAGGCCCGGGTATTTCAGACTCTGAAATGGATAATCTGTTTTTGCTTAACTATACGACAAAAGAAGAAGGCAATGGTATAGGGTTATATATATCCAAGAAGATAATTAAAAGTATGGGCGGCAGCATTAAAGTGGAATCTGTTTTGGGTAAAGGTTGCAGCTTTAAAATTATATTACCCTTAAAAGAGAAGATAGAAGATATCTCAAAGGCTCTTAGATGA
- the folE gene encoding GTP cyclohydrolase I FolE, with amino-acid sequence MDKKKIEKAVRDILAAVGDDPDREDLKKTPQRVAQMYEEILSGIGKDPAKELEVFLEHSHQEIVLVKDIALYSICEHHLLPFVGKAHVAYIPKGNRVTGLSKIVRVVDILAKRLQVQERLTTQVAEVIMKKLKPQGCMVVIEAEHQCMSMRGVKKPGTTTVTSAVRGIFKDNQKTRSEALDLILR; translated from the coding sequence ATGGATAAGAAAAAAATAGAAAAAGCTGTAAGAGATATTTTAGCTGCTGTCGGGGATGATCCTGACAGAGAAGATCTTAAGAAGACCCCTCAGAGAGTGGCTCAGATGTATGAGGAGATTCTATCCGGCATAGGTAAGGATCCCGCTAAAGAGCTGGAGGTATTTTTAGAGCATAGCCATCAGGAGATAGTCCTGGTTAAGGACATTGCTCTCTATTCTATTTGCGAGCATCACTTGCTTCCTTTTGTGGGTAAAGCCCATGTCGCCTATATACCTAAAGGCAATCGGGTGACAGGTTTGAGTAAGATTGTAAGGGTAGTTGATATTCTTGCAAAACGTTTACAGGTTCAAGAGAGACTGACTACTCAGGTGGCTGAAGTAATAATGAAAAAACTTAAGCCCCAGGGCTGCATGGTAGTTATTGAAGCCGAACATCAATGTATGAGCATGAGAGGGGTTAAAAAGCCGGGAACTACAACTGTTACATCGGCTGTGCGGGGTATTTTTAAAGATAATCAGAAGACAAGGTCTGAGGCTTTGGATTTAATTTTAAGATGA
- a CDS encoding methylenetetrahydrofolate reductase C-terminal domain-containing protein, whose translation MIITEQKNFDQISKHLKRDEKIFIVGCGECSTVCKTGGEKEVLEIRKRLEDSGFVVTGYAVPQAPCIAAELKRSLSKHSAEIRESNSYLLLSCGLGVQSLIENANIDLDVHIGCNTLFAGTVSPDSRVFFESCSACGDCILEYTGGICPLTQCSKGILNGPCGGMEAGKCELDKERDCIWVSIYRRLKEKGKLDLFERFYKARDFSKHRNPMRRILK comes from the coding sequence GTGATTATAACGGAGCAGAAAAATTTTGATCAGATTAGCAAACATCTTAAAAGAGATGAAAAAATATTTATAGTTGGTTGCGGGGAGTGCTCTACTGTCTGCAAGACTGGCGGAGAGAAAGAGGTTTTAGAGATTAGAAAAAGATTGGAAGATTCGGGATTCGTTGTGACTGGCTATGCAGTGCCTCAGGCACCTTGTATAGCTGCAGAGCTTAAGCGTTCGCTCTCAAAACATAGTGCAGAGATAAGAGAGTCAAATTCCTACCTTCTATTAAGCTGCGGATTAGGAGTACAGTCACTGATTGAGAATGCAAATATTGATTTAGATGTTCATATTGGCTGCAATACTCTTTTTGCCGGTACGGTCTCTCCTGATTCCAGAGTCTTCTTTGAATCCTGTTCTGCTTGCGGAGACTGTATCTTAGAGTATACCGGAGGCATATGTCCGTTGACACAATGTTCTAAAGGGATATTGAATGGACCTTGCGGCGGTATGGAAGCAGGCAAGTGTGAATTAGACAAAGAGAGAGATTGCATTTGGGTCAGCATCTACCGAAGATTGAAAGAAAAAGGAAAATTAGATTTATTCGAAAGGTTCTATAAGGCAAGGGATTTTTCAAAACATAGAAATCCTATGCGTAGAATTTTAAAATAA
- a CDS encoding nicotinate phosphoribosyltransferase, with the protein MFHIASSEEIKRGDVSDIYFLRTREILKKENISKRVAVEFTAKLLPKGYTWGLFSGLEEAFEVLNEIKGIDVYAVREGTFFGANDPVMRIEGRYEDFGLYETALLGLLCQASGVATKAARCKIAALDKPLYSFGARRIHPAIAPMIERNAYLGGCDGVACAKSAAILGLKAVGTIPHALVLLFGDTVKATEAFDRVIDSDVNRIALIDTFNDEKFEALNVAEALKDKIFGIRLDTPASRRGNFIEILKEVKWELELRGFKDIKILVSGGIDEDKIKELNPYVDSYGVGTSISNAPVLDFAMDIVEIDGQPIAKRGKLSGVKRLFRCSDCFSRTVEPLSVTSQKCSCGNDMEDILKPLIKDGKPALGLDDIAKSRDYVLSQFNYFKEDL; encoded by the coding sequence ATGTTTCATATAGCAAGTTCGGAGGAGATAAAAAGGGGCGATGTTAGCGATATATATTTTTTAAGAACCCGAGAGATTCTTAAAAAAGAAAATATATCTAAAAGAGTAGCGGTTGAGTTTACTGCTAAATTATTGCCCAAAGGGTATACTTGGGGTCTCTTCAGCGGCTTAGAGGAGGCTTTTGAGGTGCTTAATGAAATAAAAGGTATAGATGTCTACGCTGTTAGAGAAGGAACGTTCTTTGGGGCTAATGATCCTGTGATGAGAATTGAAGGCAGATATGAAGATTTCGGTCTCTATGAGACTGCGCTGTTGGGGCTTCTCTGCCAGGCTTCAGGGGTTGCGACCAAGGCTGCGCGTTGTAAGATTGCTGCTTTGGACAAGCCTCTCTATAGTTTTGGAGCCAGGAGGATTCATCCTGCCATTGCTCCGATGATAGAGAGAAATGCTTACCTTGGAGGGTGCGATGGCGTCGCCTGTGCTAAAAGTGCTGCAATTTTAGGTTTAAAGGCTGTTGGAACTATTCCTCATGCTTTAGTGCTGCTTTTTGGTGATACAGTTAAAGCGACTGAGGCATTTGATAGAGTCATAGATAGTGATGTAAATCGGATTGCATTGATAGACACATTTAATGATGAAAAGTTCGAGGCTTTGAATGTGGCAGAAGCATTAAAAGATAAGATTTTTGGTATCAGACTAGATACTCCGGCTTCTCGCAGAGGAAATTTTATAGAGATCTTAAAAGAGGTAAAGTGGGAGCTTGAGTTAAGGGGTTTTAAAGATATCAAAATATTAGTAAGCGGTGGAATAGATGAGGATAAGATTAAAGAGCTGAATCCTTATGTAGATTCTTACGGGGTTGGAACCTCTATAAGTAATGCTCCTGTCTTAGATTTTGCAATGGATATAGTGGAGATAGATGGGCAGCCGATAGCAAAAAGAGGTAAGCTTTCCGGAGTAAAGAGACTTTTCAGATGTTCGGATTGTTTCTCAAGAACTGTTGAGCCTTTAAGCGTTACTAGTCAAAAGTGTAGCTGCGGGAATGATATGGAAGATATATTAAAGCCCTTGATAAAAGATGGTAAGCCTGCTCTTGGTCTGGATGATATAGCTAAGAGTAGAGACTATGTCTTGAGTCAGTTTAATTATTTTAAAGAGGATCTCTAA
- a CDS encoding DUF1957 domain-containing protein, whose protein sequence is MENKGYLSIVLHAHLPYVRHPEYDEFIEERWLFEAITETYIPLIEMFRRLRDEGVGFRLTMSVTPTLISMLRDSMLQDRYLKHLDKSIELAQKELQRNKGNFEVKRLSEMYLDAFRRSKDIFLNRYNKNILDAFKEYQDAGFLELITCGATHGFMPLMVNRESVKAQVRVGVGVYEEAFGRRPEGIWLPECGYKPYDDEILKEEGIKYFLVDTHGVLFADPRPRYGVYSGYFCKSGVAVFGRDVESSKSVWSAAEGYPGDHYYRDFYRDVGFDLDYDYVKPYINPDGSRGNTGMKYYRITGETLQKELYDPDKAREKAAEHAGNFMFNREKQVEYLSTFMDRKPIIVAPYDAELFGHWWFEGPIFLEFLIKKIHHDQKTMKLITPMDYLREYPKNQVLRPSFSSWGYKGYSEFWLNGSNDWVYRHLHKAAGRMKVLAAKNRGVAGLRRRALNQMARELLLAQSSDWAFIIKTATHVEYAQKRIKEHVFRFNRLHEEVESDTIDETYLEVLERRDNLFPNIDFEVYIEASEEEKI, encoded by the coding sequence ATGGAAAATAAAGGGTATCTTTCGATAGTCTTACATGCCCATCTGCCTTATGTCAGACATCCTGAATATGATGAGTTCATAGAAGAGCGCTGGCTTTTTGAGGCCATAACAGAGACCTATATCCCTCTTATAGAAATGTTCAGGCGCCTTAGAGATGAAGGTGTTGGATTTAGGTTGACCATGTCTGTTACTCCTACGTTGATAAGCATGTTGAGAGATTCTATGCTTCAAGATAGATATCTTAAGCATTTGGATAAATCCATTGAACTGGCTCAGAAAGAGCTTCAGCGCAACAAAGGTAATTTTGAAGTTAAAAGGCTCTCTGAGATGTATCTAGATGCATTCAGGAGATCCAAAGATATATTCTTAAACAGATATAACAAAAATATTCTGGATGCTTTTAAGGAGTATCAAGATGCCGGCTTTCTAGAGTTAATTACTTGCGGGGCAACTCATGGTTTTATGCCTTTGATGGTAAACAGAGAATCTGTTAAGGCTCAGGTCAGAGTCGGCGTAGGTGTTTACGAAGAGGCTTTTGGGAGGAGACCAGAAGGTATCTGGCTTCCTGAATGCGGATATAAGCCTTATGATGATGAGATCTTAAAAGAAGAAGGTATTAAATATTTTTTAGTTGATACTCATGGAGTGCTGTTTGCTGATCCTAGGCCGCGCTATGGGGTCTATTCAGGCTATTTTTGTAAATCAGGAGTTGCTGTTTTCGGGCGAGACGTTGAAAGCTCTAAATCAGTTTGGAGTGCTGCTGAAGGTTATCCCGGGGACCACTATTACAGAGATTTTTATAGAGATGTTGGTTTTGATTTAGATTATGATTATGTTAAGCCTTACATTAATCCGGATGGAAGCCGCGGTAATACAGGTATGAAGTATTACCGTATAACAGGAGAGACGCTTCAGAAGGAACTTTATGATCCAGATAAGGCAAGAGAGAAAGCTGCGGAGCATGCAGGCAATTTTATGTTTAATAGAGAGAAGCAAGTTGAATACCTAAGTACGTTTATGGATAGAAAGCCTATAATAGTTGCTCCTTATGATGCGGAGCTGTTTGGGCATTGGTGGTTTGAAGGTCCTATCTTTCTCGAATTTTTAATAAAGAAGATTCATCATGATCAGAAAACTATGAAACTGATAACCCCCATGGATTATCTTAGGGAGTACCCTAAAAATCAGGTATTGAGGCCTTCTTTCTCAAGTTGGGGATATAAGGGCTATAGCGAGTTTTGGCTCAATGGTTCTAACGACTGGGTATATAGGCACTTGCACAAAGCTGCTGGACGCATGAAAGTTTTAGCAGCTAAAAATAGAGGAGTTGCGGGGTTAAGGAGAAGGGCGCTTAACCAGATGGCCAGAGAACTTCTGCTAGCTCAATCTAGCGATTGGGCTTTTATTATCAAGACTGCTACACATGTAGAGTATGCTCAAAAGAGAATCAAAGAACATGTCTTCAGGTTTAATCGCCTCCATGAAGAGGTGGAGAGTGATACAATAGATGAGACCTACCTTGAGGTTTTGGAAAGAAGAGACAATCTCTTTCCCAATATAGATTTTGAAGTCTATATAGAGGCAAGCGAGGAAGAAAAAATATGA